Proteins encoded within one genomic window of Apis mellifera strain DH4 linkage group LG1, Amel_HAv3.1, whole genome shotgun sequence:
- the LOC409936 gene encoding zinc finger and BTB domain-containing protein 34 isoform X1 — translation MSNQICLKWNSFLNNIATSFESLWEEEGLVDVTLASDGQCLTAHKVILSASSPFFKKVFQTNPCQHPVIILQDVHFSELEALLIFIYKGEVNIEQKNLPALLKAAETLQIRGLSGGDIFAKESYKRLVELEQAVEEGTGSKEENPKKKQKLNKHQNSILETALTPKVSQIESTDESTTSEQGGKEGDYLLQKNIQNPIYQRLEMKIEPLETVLEDSQKQSSTDKDPAERLDTGQLEGNQGSSRPNVTVIADAREASTPSPEPETHARFPIGLDRTPPWNTYRHNDELYSPNHSNSESMPDQQESMNILVERNARVLRSVFPTCPGAANNSEFSEETVKGATAYPPFPCPFCDRAYTSWGFRRRHIKAVHTISPSLNCKWCLQVLPTHAAWRSHVILAHNLSASDAHNGLLILEEAHMVLQIARPTRLDTLVNIIKQNSQQNNNQDNSQSEKN, via the exons ATGTCAAATCAAATATGTCTAAAATGGAACAGTTTTCTAAACAATATCGCCACGAGTTTCGAAAGTCTTTGGGAGGAAGAAGGTTTAGTAGATGTGACATTGGCAAGTGATGGACAGTGTCTTACAGCTCATAAAGTGATTCTCTCAGCAAGTAgtccttttttcaaaaaagtttttcaG aCAAATCCCTGTCAACATCCAGTTATAATACTCCAAGATGTACACTTCAGTGAACTAGAAgctttacttatatttatatacaaaggagaagtaaatattgaacaaaaaaatttgccAGCACTTTTAAAAGCTGCAGAAACATTACAAATCCGTGGTCTTTCGGGAGGAGATATATTTGCTAAAGAATCTTATAAAAGATTAGTAGAATTGGAACAGGCGGTAGAAGAAGGAACGGGtagtaaagaagaaaatccaaagaaaaaacaaaaattgaacaaacatcaaaattctatattagaAACAGCACTGACACCTAAAGTATCTCAAATAGAAAGCACAGATGAATCTACAACTAGTGAACAAGGTGGTAAAGAAggagattatttattacaaaaaaatatacaaaatccaATCTATCAACGTTTAGAAATGAag ataGAACCATTAGAAACTGTGTTAGAAGATTCTCAAAAACAATCTTCAACAGATAAAGATCCAGCAGAGAGATTAGATACTGGACAACTTGAAGGAAATCAAG GATCATCGAGGCCGAATGTAACCGTAATCGCCGATGCACGAGAGGCCTCGACCCCTTCGCCCGAGCCGGAAACGCATGCGAGATTTCCAATTGGCCTTGATCGAACACCACCTTGGAATACGTATCGACACAACGACGAGCTTTACTCGCCGAATCATTCGAATTCGGAATCGATGCCCGATCAACAGGAATCCATGAACATACTCGTGGAACGGAATGCGAGAGTTCTCCGTTCTGTCTTTCCCACTTGTCCGGGGGCAGCTAACAATTCGGAATTCTCGGAGGAGACAGTGAAGGGTGCCACGGCGTATCCACCATTTCCGTGTCCGTTTTGCGACAGGGCGTACACGAGTTGGGGTTTTCGACGAAGGCACATCAAAGCCGTCCACACGATTTCACCATCTCTAAACTGTAAATGGTGTTTACAG GTTCTTCCTACGCATGCGGCTTGGAGAAGTCACGTAATATTAGCGCACAATCTGTCCGCAAGCGACGCGCATAATGGTCTCCTGATTTTGGAGGAGGCGCACATGGTTTTACAAATTGCACGCCCTACCAGGTTGGACACtttagttaatataattaaacagaaTTCTCAACAGAACAACAATCAAGACAATTCACAAtcggagaaaaattga
- the LOC409936 gene encoding uncharacterized protein LOC409936 isoform X2: MSNQICLKWNSFLNNIATSFESLWEEEGLVDVTLASDGQCLTAHKVILSASSPFFKKVFQTNPCQHPVIILQDVHFSELEALLIFIYKGEVNIEQKNLPALLKAAETLQIRGLSGGDIFAKESYKRLVELEQAVEEGTGSKEENPKKKQKLNKHQNSILETALTPKVSQIESTDESTTSEQGGKEGDYLLQKNIQNPIYQRLEMKIEPLETVLEDSQKQSSTDKDPAERLDTGQLEGNQGSGNSPAEDISGLSGLSGLTGFSDVKPLLYAYQQLPYADLLPSPEIISTWASSRPMDHLACDLMKILFTPEERILCNVNGKMGKQQFDSNKIHLIREVLLHFSGIAPNSVEWEETWKNCVTKIDTSNRGLKRLELLAGSSRPNVTVIADAREASTPSPEPETHARFPIGLDRTPPWNTYRHNDELYSPNHSNSESMPDQQESMNILVERNARVLRSVFPTCPGAANNSEFSEETVKGATAYPPFPCPFCDRAYTSWGFRRRHIKAVHTISPSLNCKWCLQVLPTHAAWRSHVILAHNLSASDAHNGLLILEEAHMVLQIARPTRLDTLVNIIKQNSQQNNNQDNSQSEKN; this comes from the exons ATGTCAAATCAAATATGTCTAAAATGGAACAGTTTTCTAAACAATATCGCCACGAGTTTCGAAAGTCTTTGGGAGGAAGAAGGTTTAGTAGATGTGACATTGGCAAGTGATGGACAGTGTCTTACAGCTCATAAAGTGATTCTCTCAGCAAGTAgtccttttttcaaaaaagtttttcaG aCAAATCCCTGTCAACATCCAGTTATAATACTCCAAGATGTACACTTCAGTGAACTAGAAgctttacttatatttatatacaaaggagaagtaaatattgaacaaaaaaatttgccAGCACTTTTAAAAGCTGCAGAAACATTACAAATCCGTGGTCTTTCGGGAGGAGATATATTTGCTAAAGAATCTTATAAAAGATTAGTAGAATTGGAACAGGCGGTAGAAGAAGGAACGGGtagtaaagaagaaaatccaaagaaaaaacaaaaattgaacaaacatcaaaattctatattagaAACAGCACTGACACCTAAAGTATCTCAAATAGAAAGCACAGATGAATCTACAACTAGTGAACAAGGTGGTAAAGAAggagattatttattacaaaaaaatatacaaaatccaATCTATCAACGTTTAGAAATGAag ataGAACCATTAGAAACTGTGTTAGAAGATTCTCAAAAACAATCTTCAACAGATAAAGATCCAGCAGAGAGATTAGATACTGGACAACTTGAAGGAAATCAAG GGTCTGGGAACAGTCCTGCTGAAGATATTTCCGGTTTATCTGGGTTATCCGGCCTAACTGGATTCTCGGACGTGAAGCCACTGCTATACGCGTATCAACAACTACCTTATGCCGATCTTCTGCCGAGTCCGGAGATAATCTCAACGTGGGCATCCTCTCGACCGATGGATCATTTGGCCTGTGACCTTATGAAGATTCTTTTTACTCCGGAGGAGAGGATTCTTTGTAACGTAAATGGCAAGATGGGAAAGCAACAATTCGATAGTAACAAAATACATTTGATAAGAGAAGTTCTGTTGCACTTTAGTGGTATTGCACCCAATAGCGTGGAATGGGAGGAAACGTGGAAAAATTGCGTAACTAAAATCGATACCAGCAATAGGGGCTTGAAAAGGT TGGAATTACTTGCAGGATCATCGAGGCCGAATGTAACCGTAATCGCCGATGCACGAGAGGCCTCGACCCCTTCGCCCGAGCCGGAAACGCATGCGAGATTTCCAATTGGCCTTGATCGAACACCACCTTGGAATACGTATCGACACAACGACGAGCTTTACTCGCCGAATCATTCGAATTCGGAATCGATGCCCGATCAACAGGAATCCATGAACATACTCGTGGAACGGAATGCGAGAGTTCTCCGTTCTGTCTTTCCCACTTGTCCGGGGGCAGCTAACAATTCGGAATTCTCGGAGGAGACAGTGAAGGGTGCCACGGCGTATCCACCATTTCCGTGTCCGTTTTGCGACAGGGCGTACACGAGTTGGGGTTTTCGACGAAGGCACATCAAAGCCGTCCACACGATTTCACCATCTCTAAACTGTAAATGGTGTTTACAG GTTCTTCCTACGCATGCGGCTTGGAGAAGTCACGTAATATTAGCGCACAATCTGTCCGCAAGCGACGCGCATAATGGTCTCCTGATTTTGGAGGAGGCGCACATGGTTTTACAAATTGCACGCCCTACCAGGTTGGACACtttagttaatataattaaacagaaTTCTCAACAGAACAACAATCAAGACAATTCACAAtcggagaaaaattga
- the LOC100578060 gene encoding uncharacterized protein LOC100578060, producing the protein MNMKIQNEDINKSIECKIAKEPVGISIEHIVNNMNSEIITSQENELSATNNDFHTQFSKSFIDEQDSISSIDEEEDEEIFQKQYNSSEDEFKSSSFHRCCASCKCKRSKQNNFYCRKVINNYSHNSPFISESKNEERMKKTEYTNDKRKKVISYENEKYIKYKNDKNTKEEKSEPQKNVSPKDKSCFSRVPIKFNKLKYKNIKYKEMATQTDNSLLIDDDVEIITTDRNGSSEQQFYCKSQFNHFQGKVIVQELNYIADNEESSIGFLRIAHKQITSCSTSSSSTDFGFDEDTSIIPDMNSAITHINISNNANTSPRCTRPPPGFPEIPQNRPLLSYNDPINFILASSTYENSTYNSFINTVTIVPPMPHLYYDYPEFMDFPTYNNFSETLDNILEKNYE; encoded by the exons atgaacATGAAAATACAGAATGAAGATATTAACAAATCTATAGAATGCAAAATCGCGAAAGAGCCTGTGGGGATATCAATTGaacatattgttaataatatgaacTCTGAAATAATTACATCTCAAGAAAATGAATTGTCTGCAACGAACAATGATTTTCATAcacaattttcgaaatcgttCATTGATGAACAAGATAGCATTTCTTCtatagatgaagaagaagatgaagagatatttcaaaaacaatataattcttcGGAAGACGAATTTAAGTCTTCTTCGTTCCATAGATGTTGTGCTTCTTGTAAGTGCAAAAgatcaaaacaaaataatttttattgtcgtaaagtaatcaataattattctcaCAATTCCCCATTTATATCTGAATCAAAAAACGAGGAACGAATGAAGAAAACTGAGTATAccaatgataaaagaaaaaaagttatatcttatgaaaacgaaaaatatataaaatataaaaatgataaaaatacaaaggaagaaaaaagcgaacctcaaaaaaatgtttcgccTAAAGATAAATCATGTTTTTCAAGAGtgccaataaaatttaataaactaaaatataaaaatattaaatataaagaaatggcTACGCAAACAGATAACAGCCTTTTGATAGATGACGAtgttgaaataataacaacTGATAGGAATGGTTCCTCTGAACaacaattttattgcaaatctcaattcaatcattttcaa ggtaAAGTGATAGTACaggaattaaattacatagcGGACAATGAAGAATCAAGTATTGGATTTTTAAGAATCGCACATAAACAAATTACGTCATGCAGTACATCATCTTCATCAACAGATTTTGGCTTCGATGAAGATACATCTATAATTCCTGATATGAATAGTGCAATAACGCACATAAACATATCTAATAATGCAAATACTTCTCCAAGATGTACTCGTCCTCCTCCTGGTTTTCCTGAAATACCACAGAATAGACCGCTATTGTCCTATAATGatcctataaattttatattagcaTCTTCGACGTATGAAAATTCTacctataattcttttatcaacACGGTAACAATTGTACCACCTATGCCACATCTTTATTACGATTATCCCGAATTTATGGATTTTCCtacttataacaatttttcagaaaCGTTAGATaatattctagaaaaaaattatgaataa
- the LOC413499 gene encoding cell division cycle protein 23 homolog isoform X1, with amino-acid sequence MEELIKFDIKEVKTDLLRAINECSQRGLLHTTKWLAELSYSLKDVKLNIHDITADLYLSDTSDEEDTYILAKTYFDLKEYDRAAYFTEQCKTPKVRFLHLYSRYLSGEKKKIDDMTVVPPDPLKNESLRLLCADLRKDHLADKLDGFGLYLFGVTLKKLQLTKEATDVLVEATHKQPMHWGSWLELASLITDREKLESLCLSNHWMKHFFMAHMYLELQLIDEGLALYCELQSMGFEKNGYVLAQTAIAVHYRRDVDNAIETFKTIIKEDPYCLDNMDTYSNLLYVKEMKVELAYLAHRATEIDKYRLETCCIVGNYYSLRGDHQKAVMYFHRALKLNPQYLSAWTLLGHEFMEMKNTNGAIHSYRQAIEVNKRDYRAWYGLGQTYEILKMPFYALYYYKQAQLLRPHDSRMVLALGEAYEKQNKIQDALKCYYKACNVGDIEGMALLKLATLYEKLGEHDHAAAAYTDFVMDEFRNADRTDLSHAYKYLTQYHLKREQLDYANHYAQKCLQFDETKEEAKALLRTIAQKRGKFEHSMVIEDMNETDPVIEQGERPDVTTGSQLSPMNLSFMPTP; translated from the exons atggaagaattaataaagtttGATATCAAAGAGGTTAAAACTGATCTTTTACGCGCGATAAACGAATGTTCCCAACGCGGATTATTACATACTACAAAATG GCTAGCAGAATTAAGTTATTCTCTAAAAgatgttaaattaaacattcatGATATTACCGCCGATTTGTATTTATCGGATACAAGCGATGAGGaggatacatatattttagcaaaaacgtattttgatttaaaagaatatgataGAGCGGCTTACTTTACTGAGCAATGTAAAACTCCAAAAGTtcgatttttacatttatattctcGCTATTTAtctggagaaaagaaaaaaatagatgataTGACAGTAGTTCCTCCAGATCCTTTAAAAAATGAGAGTTTAAGATTATTATGTGCTGATTTGAGAAAAGATCACCTGGCAGATAAACTTGATGGATTTGGTCTTTATCTTTTCGgtgtaacattaaaaaaattgcaacttACCAAAGAAGCTACAGATGTATTGGTTGAAGCAACTCATAAGCAGCCTATGCATTGGGGATCTTGGTTAGAATTAGCTTCTTTAATTACTGATAGAGAAAAGCTTGAAAGTTTATGCTTATCTAATCATTGGATGAAGCATTTTTTTATGGCTCATATGTATTTAGAATTGCAATTAATAGATGAAGGTTTAGCGTTATATTGTGAATTACAATCAATGGGATTTGAAAAGAATGGTTATGTACTTGCTCAAACTGCTATTGCTGTGCACTATAGAAGAG atgttGATAATGCTATAGaaacatttaaaacaataataaaggaAGATCCTTATTGTTTAGACAATATGGATACATATTCTAATTTGCTTtatgtaaaagaaatgaaagttgAATTAGCATATTTAGCACACAGAGCGACAGAAATAGATAAGTATAGATTAGAAACATGTTGTATAGTAG gaaattattatagtttaagaGGAGATCATCAAAAAGCCGTAATGTATTTTCATAGAGCATTGAAATTAAATCCACAATATCTTTCTGCTTGGACACTACTTGGTCACGAATTcatggaaatgaaaaataccaATGGTGCTATTCATAGTTATAGACAAGCTATTG AGGTTAATAAACGGGATTATAGAGCATGGTATGGTTTGGGTCAAACAtatgaaatcttaaaaatgCCATTCtatgcattatattattataaacaagcTCAGCTTCTAAGACCACATGATAGTAGAATGGTATTAGCTTTAGGAGAAGcatatgaaaaacaaaataaaatacaagatgCATTGAAATGCTATTATAAAGCATGTAATGTTGGTGATATTGAAGGAAtggcattattaaaattagctaC gttatatgaaaaattaggtGAACATGATCATGCAGCAGCAGCTTATACAGATTTTGTGATGGATGAATTTAGAAATGCAGATAGAACTGATTTGAGTCATGCATATAAGTATTTAAcacaatatcatttaaaacgaGAGCAATTAGATTATGCTAATCATTATGCTCAAAAATGTTTGCAATTTGatgaaacaaaagaagaagCTAAAGCATTGTTAAGAACAATTGctcaaaaaagaggaaaatttgaACATTCAATGgtg atagaaGATATGAATGAAACAGATCCAGTTATTGAACAAGGAGAAAGACCAGATGTTACAACAGGAAGTCAATTATCGCCaatgaatttatcatttatgccTACGccgtaa
- the LOC413499 gene encoding cell division cycle protein 23 homolog isoform X2: MEELIKFDIKEVKTDLLRAINECSQRGLLHTTKWLAELSYSLKDVKLNIHDITADLYLSDTSDEEDTYILAKTYFDLKEYDRAAYFTEQCKTPKVRFLHLYSRYLSGEKKKIDDMTVVPPDPLKNESLRLLCADLRKDHLADKLDGFGLYLFGVTLKKLQLTKEATDVLVEATHKQPMHWGSWLELASLITDREKLESLCLSNHWMKHFFMAHMYLELQLIDEGLALYCELQSMGFEKNGYVLAQTAIAVHYRRDVDNAIETFKTIIKEDPYCLDNMDTYSNLLYVKEMKVELAYLAHRATEIDKYRLETCCIVGNYYSLRGDHQKAVMYFHRALKLNPQYLSAWTLLGHEFMEMKNTNGAIHSYRQAIEVNKRDYRAWYGLGQTYEILKMPFYALYYYKQAQLLRPHDSRMVLALGEAYEKQNKIQDALKCYYKACNVGDIEGMALLKLAT, from the exons atggaagaattaataaagtttGATATCAAAGAGGTTAAAACTGATCTTTTACGCGCGATAAACGAATGTTCCCAACGCGGATTATTACATACTACAAAATG GCTAGCAGAATTAAGTTATTCTCTAAAAgatgttaaattaaacattcatGATATTACCGCCGATTTGTATTTATCGGATACAAGCGATGAGGaggatacatatattttagcaaaaacgtattttgatttaaaagaatatgataGAGCGGCTTACTTTACTGAGCAATGTAAAACTCCAAAAGTtcgatttttacatttatattctcGCTATTTAtctggagaaaagaaaaaaatagatgataTGACAGTAGTTCCTCCAGATCCTTTAAAAAATGAGAGTTTAAGATTATTATGTGCTGATTTGAGAAAAGATCACCTGGCAGATAAACTTGATGGATTTGGTCTTTATCTTTTCGgtgtaacattaaaaaaattgcaacttACCAAAGAAGCTACAGATGTATTGGTTGAAGCAACTCATAAGCAGCCTATGCATTGGGGATCTTGGTTAGAATTAGCTTCTTTAATTACTGATAGAGAAAAGCTTGAAAGTTTATGCTTATCTAATCATTGGATGAAGCATTTTTTTATGGCTCATATGTATTTAGAATTGCAATTAATAGATGAAGGTTTAGCGTTATATTGTGAATTACAATCAATGGGATTTGAAAAGAATGGTTATGTACTTGCTCAAACTGCTATTGCTGTGCACTATAGAAGAG atgttGATAATGCTATAGaaacatttaaaacaataataaaggaAGATCCTTATTGTTTAGACAATATGGATACATATTCTAATTTGCTTtatgtaaaagaaatgaaagttgAATTAGCATATTTAGCACACAGAGCGACAGAAATAGATAAGTATAGATTAGAAACATGTTGTATAGTAG gaaattattatagtttaagaGGAGATCATCAAAAAGCCGTAATGTATTTTCATAGAGCATTGAAATTAAATCCACAATATCTTTCTGCTTGGACACTACTTGGTCACGAATTcatggaaatgaaaaataccaATGGTGCTATTCATAGTTATAGACAAGCTATTG AGGTTAATAAACGGGATTATAGAGCATGGTATGGTTTGGGTCAAACAtatgaaatcttaaaaatgCCATTCtatgcattatattattataaacaagcTCAGCTTCTAAGACCACATGATAGTAGAATGGTATTAGCTTTAGGAGAAGcatatgaaaaacaaaataaaatacaagatgCATTGAAATGCTATTATAAAGCATGTAATGTTGGTGATATTGAAGGAAtggcattattaaaattagctaC gtGA